Proteins from a single region of Aureibacter tunicatorum:
- a CDS encoding ADP-ribosylglycohydrolase family protein yields MLIELAVGDAYGAGFEYVDKDVIHKYNNLEYRQHPRHLGTKPGMYTDDTQMSLAVAELIVENKDWTSVNIADKFLEAFKRDEREGYAAGFYHFLKKTESGDEFLKNINPSSDKSGAAMRAPVIGVYEDIKEVLEKTEIQAALTHNTKDGINAAKASSLITHYFIWEKGQKKDLAKYIKSHVKGDWLSPWTGKVRSKGWMSVRAAITAIQQTNSLAELLKACVAFTGDVDTVAAIALAGGSVCKEMKKDLPSWLFSQMEDGSYGRTYIESLDKKLKQI; encoded by the coding sequence ATGTTAATAGAGTTGGCGGTTGGAGATGCATATGGTGCGGGCTTTGAATATGTGGACAAGGATGTGATTCATAAATATAATAATTTGGAATACAGACAACATCCCAGGCATTTGGGTACAAAACCCGGAATGTATACAGACGATACGCAGATGAGTTTGGCGGTAGCAGAATTGATTGTTGAAAATAAAGATTGGACATCAGTTAATATTGCTGATAAGTTTCTGGAAGCATTTAAAAGAGATGAAAGAGAGGGATATGCGGCAGGTTTTTATCATTTTTTGAAAAAGACGGAATCAGGCGACGAGTTTTTGAAGAATATAAACCCCTCAAGTGACAAGAGTGGAGCGGCAATGAGAGCTCCTGTTATTGGCGTATATGAAGATATTAAAGAGGTGTTGGAGAAAACGGAAATACAGGCTGCATTGACGCATAATACTAAAGACGGAATCAATGCGGCCAAAGCTTCGTCATTGATAACGCATTATTTCATTTGGGAAAAAGGCCAAAAGAAAGACTTGGCAAAGTATATAAAATCTCATGTCAAAGGCGATTGGTTAAGCCCTTGGACAGGCAAAGTAAGGTCGAAAGGCTGGATGAGTGTCAGGGCAGCGATCACAGCCATTCAGCAGACGAATAGTTTGGCGGAATTATTAAAGGCATGTGTGGCTTTTACTGGCGATGTTGACACAGTCGCAGCGATAGCTCTAGCTGGTGGGAGTGTATGCAAGGAAATGAAAAAAGATTTGCCTAGCTGGTTGTTTTCCCAAATGGAAGATGGCAGCTATGGTAGAACCTATATTGAGAGTTTGGATAAAAAACTTAAGCAGATATAA
- a CDS encoding NUDIX hydrolase, with protein MKIPLGLKRTATLCVLKNGDRFLLLKRFKEPNKDNFTPVGGKLDPFESPKNAAIREVFEETGIKVASMKYCGILTESSPTKYNWTNYVYLAEIDYVEPPICNEGILEWISFENVLNIVTPKTDWHIYDYLLRGKTFAFHAEYSETLELLTMVEEIEDKLIY; from the coding sequence ATGAAGATTCCTTTAGGTTTAAAAAGGACTGCTACTTTATGCGTTCTTAAGAATGGAGATAGATTTTTGCTTCTAAAGAGATTCAAGGAGCCAAACAAAGACAATTTTACGCCGGTGGGAGGAAAGTTGGATCCTTTTGAAAGTCCCAAAAATGCGGCAATCAGAGAGGTTTTTGAAGAGACAGGAATTAAAGTGGCTTCAATGAAATATTGTGGCATCCTGACCGAGAGTTCTCCGACCAAATACAATTGGACGAATTATGTTTATTTGGCGGAAATCGATTATGTGGAACCGCCCATTTGCAATGAGGGAATATTGGAGTGGATAAGCTTTGAAAATGTTTTGAACATAGTTACACCTAAAACTGATTGGCATATCTACGATTACTTGTTGAGAGGGAAGACTTTCGCTTTTCATGCCGAATACAGTGAAACGTTGGAATTGTTGACCATGGTCGAAGAAATTGAAGATAAGCTTATTTATTGA
- a CDS encoding GMC oxidoreductase, whose protein sequence is MAFNRNYQNLVEEQTNAHTRLIRDYDGTNRDFDYIIIGSGMGGGILADDLADHLGSHKRILLLDVGSFIYPTHVYNISRFPNSGLAKHFGVSNFWQQSENSGFKIGEEPQMAFGGRSIFWSGLIPQAQSWELDYFPDNVKSDLKNTYLDLAGDRMNESITMGDKATEMVNFFRSTSLNDDFEIVQTPRALHQPYLNANGIPKDQFYTEPTGVFNTAELLINQVGLTPGNSQEGPGLFVKLNSFVESVKDIPFDWHEVKTTNTITGEETIFYSPNVIMAAGSIESPKLINRSSAYHKQRDDIKQQIGFGLTDHPVTSESRASVSSLGPNGIPIGVNDHAKIIFYSRGEKDSNGHIKFPFNIEMNVNHEYWHLRNNDPSVPVFSTPSKSKVDIKFSFANCLDDENGILSHAHDGYKPEIRFKRFSNLGNLLQSRFPAVAGWHKSDQDFFNLLNGTRNRVFELFNGVEWETPEYGGNGKQWPFGWGTVHHACGTLRMPWKSHLHDNFNYESIVDENLQVKNSKGLYVCDMSVMPISTAANPVRTLAGLALRLSSHLRS, encoded by the coding sequence ATGGCTTTCAATCGAAACTATCAAAACCTTGTAGAAGAGCAAACGAATGCTCACACAAGGTTGATTAGAGACTATGATGGAACGAATCGGGATTTTGATTATATCATCATAGGCTCAGGCATGGGTGGTGGAATCTTGGCGGATGATTTGGCGGACCATCTAGGCTCTCACAAGCGTATATTGTTATTGGACGTTGGATCTTTTATTTATCCAACGCATGTTTACAATATCAGCAGATTTCCTAATTCTGGCTTAGCCAAGCATTTTGGCGTATCAAATTTTTGGCAGCAATCCGAGAATAGCGGCTTCAAAATAGGAGAAGAACCACAAATGGCCTTTGGAGGCAGGAGCATATTTTGGTCGGGACTTATTCCTCAAGCTCAGTCCTGGGAGCTTGATTATTTCCCTGATAATGTCAAGTCCGATTTGAAAAACACGTATTTGGATTTGGCTGGGGATAGAATGAACGAGTCGATTACCATGGGCGATAAAGCGACTGAGATGGTGAACTTTTTTAGAAGCACATCGCTTAATGATGACTTCGAAATAGTTCAAACGCCAAGAGCATTGCATCAGCCTTATTTGAATGCGAATGGAATTCCTAAGGATCAGTTTTATACCGAACCTACTGGAGTATTCAATACTGCTGAGCTTTTGATCAACCAAGTAGGATTGACTCCTGGCAATAGCCAAGAAGGGCCAGGATTGTTTGTAAAGCTAAATTCTTTTGTAGAGTCTGTGAAAGATATTCCATTTGATTGGCATGAGGTGAAGACTACCAATACGATCACTGGAGAGGAAACTATATTTTATTCGCCAAATGTCATTATGGCAGCGGGCTCGATCGAAAGCCCTAAGCTTATCAATCGCTCTTCAGCTTATCACAAACAAAGGGACGATATCAAGCAACAAATCGGTTTTGGGTTGACCGATCACCCCGTTACTTCCGAATCAAGGGCTTCAGTATCTTCATTGGGACCAAATGGAATCCCGATTGGAGTTAATGACCATGCGAAAATCATATTTTATTCTCGCGGAGAAAAAGACAGCAACGGGCATATCAAGTTTCCATTCAATATCGAAATGAATGTCAATCATGAGTATTGGCATCTTAGAAATAATGATCCGTCTGTTCCAGTGTTTTCAACACCTTCAAAGTCAAAGGTGGATATTAAATTTAGTTTCGCGAATTGCCTGGATGATGAAAATGGCATTTTATCCCATGCGCATGATGGATATAAGCCAGAAATCCGATTTAAGAGATTTTCCAACTTGGGAAATCTGTTGCAAAGCAGATTCCCTGCTGTCGCGGGTTGGCATAAAAGCGATCAGGACTTTTTCAACCTTCTGAATGGAACGAGAAATCGCGTATTTGAGCTTTTTAACGGAGTAGAATGGGAAACTCCTGAGTATGGAGGCAATGGCAAACAGTGGCCTTTTGGATGGGGAACTGTTCATCATGCTTGTGGAACGTTGAGAATGCCTTGGAAGAGTCATTTGCATGATAATTTTAATTATGAATCCATTGTGGATGAAAATCTTCAAGTGAAAAACTCTAAAGGATTGTATGTGTGCGATATGTCTGTGATGCCTATTAGCACAGCGGCAAACCCTGTGAGAACTTTGGCTGGATTAGCTTTGAGGCTATCTTCTCATTTGCGTTCCTAA
- a CDS encoding phytanoyl-CoA dioxygenase family protein has translation MREYKEQLNENGFSTTDSLYGDHEIQLLKNIIDEWQASNMESDGSSQVFSIRRLIKKIPSLLPVLLNDKLKQLVTELGGEDFFLVKAIYFDKPENFNWFVSYHQDLSITVDRKHDASGYTKWTSKHGQIGVIPPQDILENIFTIRIHLDDTDNSNGALRVIPKSHSKGIRKFTELDALEKDTEVLCPVNEGEAMLMKPLSFHASSKSNMTHRRRVMHLEFSNQDLKVPLNWGEKELLFFR, from the coding sequence ATGAGAGAATATAAAGAGCAATTAAATGAAAACGGGTTTTCGACAACGGATAGTTTGTATGGTGATCATGAGATTCAATTGCTAAAAAATATAATTGATGAATGGCAAGCTTCCAATATGGAAAGCGATGGCTCATCACAAGTGTTTTCGATCAGAAGATTGATCAAGAAAATTCCATCGCTGTTGCCAGTTTTGTTGAATGACAAGCTTAAGCAATTGGTGACGGAGCTTGGAGGTGAGGATTTCTTTTTAGTCAAAGCGATTTATTTCGACAAGCCTGAAAATTTTAATTGGTTTGTTTCATATCATCAAGACCTGAGCATAACTGTTGATAGAAAGCATGATGCCAGCGGGTACACAAAGTGGACTTCCAAACATGGTCAAATTGGAGTTATTCCCCCGCAAGATATCTTGGAGAATATTTTCACGATAAGAATCCATTTGGATGATACGGACAATTCCAACGGAGCATTGCGTGTGATTCCCAAGTCGCATTCGAAAGGGATTAGAAAATTTACGGAATTGGATGCTTTGGAAAAAGATACTGAAGTTTTATGTCCAGTGAATGAAGGGGAGGCTATGTTGATGAAGCCGCTTTCTTTTCATGCTTCCAGCAAGTCGAATATGACCCATCGAAGAAGAGTGATGCATTTGGAATTTTCAAATCAGGATTTAAAAGTGCCATTGAATTGGGGTGAAAAAGAATTGCTTTTTTTCCGTTAA